In one Stieleria sp. JC731 genomic region, the following are encoded:
- the tssG gene encoding type VI secretion system baseplate subunit TssG: MAREDGTASHALEVTLQKMTESPYRFDFYHAMRLLECVFADAPRYGHSVRLSDDKVRLTQEPSLAFAPASLSKFSASEQGDFHRMAVRFFGLCGPNGALPLHLTEYVRDRLRHHDDPTFAAFLDVFHHRMLSLFYRAHADAQPTSQFDRPDDDRFQVFVASLMGTGMQSLQQRDEFPDLAKLFYAGRFACQAKNPEALQDMIGDFFQLPCKIQEFVGEWTQIPNDYQFQLGGDENSSTLGVACTVGPDVWQCQQKFRIKIGPVRWEDFIRMLPEGRSLDRLSDLVKNYIGEELAWDLNLILRQEDTPSWQLGHAQLGETMWLDNEGVTHDPDDLLITL; encoded by the coding sequence ATGGCCCGCGAGGATGGGACGGCGTCACACGCTTTAGAAGTGACGCTGCAAAAAATGACCGAATCACCGTATCGCTTTGATTTTTATCATGCGATGCGATTGCTCGAGTGCGTGTTCGCAGACGCACCTCGGTATGGTCATTCCGTACGCCTATCGGACGACAAGGTTCGTTTGACTCAAGAGCCTTCATTGGCTTTCGCACCGGCTTCGCTTTCGAAATTCAGTGCTAGCGAACAAGGTGACTTTCACCGGATGGCCGTTCGGTTCTTTGGCCTTTGTGGCCCCAACGGTGCGTTGCCTTTGCACCTGACGGAATATGTTCGCGATCGCTTGCGGCATCACGACGACCCGACCTTTGCCGCGTTCCTAGACGTGTTCCACCACCGCATGCTGTCGTTGTTTTATCGAGCACATGCGGACGCCCAACCGACATCGCAATTCGATCGCCCCGACGACGATAGGTTTCAAGTTTTCGTGGCATCGTTGATGGGCACGGGGATGCAGTCGCTTCAACAGCGTGATGAATTTCCTGATTTGGCAAAGCTGTTTTACGCCGGTCGTTTCGCGTGCCAAGCAAAGAATCCGGAAGCTCTTCAGGACATGATTGGCGACTTCTTTCAGTTGCCCTGCAAGATCCAAGAATTCGTTGGCGAATGGACGCAAATCCCGAACGATTATCAGTTCCAACTTGGCGGCGACGAGAACTCCTCGACTTTGGGAGTCGCTTGCACGGTCGGCCCGGATGTTTGGCAATGCCAACAAAAATTTCGAATCAAGATCGGACCGGTCCGTTGGGAAGACTTCATCAGAATGCTGCCGGAAGGACGCAGCTTGGACCGGCTTTCAGATTTGGTCAAAAACTACATCGGCGAAGAACTTGCTTGGGATTTGAATCTAATTCTTCGTCAAGAAGACACACCATCATGGCAGCTCGGGCACGCTCAACTCGGTGAAACCATGTGGCTTGATAACGAAGGGGTCACACACGATCCCGATGATCTTTTAATCACCCTTTAG
- the tssH gene encoding type VI secretion system ATPase TssH: protein MSDISRTSLFGKLNSVGYKSIESATVFCKMRGNPYVELVHWINQILQLENSDLHCIVKQFNINPSRLVKDLTNALEKLPRGSTSISDLSSHIEESVERGWVYGTLMFGESQVRTGHLIVGILKTRSLKNALVSISEEFDKIKLDTLTDRFDEVVSGSPEENLGATDGFQVGGGAVPGEASGAMPPAAMGKQEALKRFTVDLTENARQGKIDPIVGRDEEIRQIIDILMRRRQNNPILTGEAGVGKTAVVEGFALKIAAGDVPPPLQDVSLRSLDVGLLQAGASMKGEFENRLKQVIEEVQASEKPIILFIDEAHTLVGAGGAEGTGDAANLLKPALARGTLRTVAATTWAEYKKHIEKDPALTRRFQVVQVEEPSEERAILMMRGMASTLEQHHKVKVLDEALEAAVRLSHRYIPARQLPDKCVSLLDTAAARVAISQHAVPAEVDDCRKRIEALKTVLGIIADENLVGVDTSDRQATAEAELKEEEARLEKLEARWNEEKDLVEQILGIRAKLRGNSGKVEGTNSRLEKAADAEAENVASQSGDSAGESAAEPASEEDRKTLLQELKSLQTKLHELQGETPLILPTVDEQAVASVVGDWTGIPVGRMVKDEVATVLNLANILNDRIIGQRHALEMIARRIQTSRASLDNPNKPIGVFMLAGPSGVGKTETALALAEALYGGEQNVITINMSEFQEAHTVSTLKGAPPGYVGYGEGGVLTEAVRRRPYSVVLLDEVEKAHHDVHEIFFQVFDKGWMEDGEGRVIDFKNTLILLTTNAGTDLTMNLCKDPELMPEAEGLAKALRPELLKVFPPALLGRIVTIPYFPLNDEMISAITKLQLSRIEKRIQKNHDLPFTYDDDVIDLIASRCTELDSGGRMIDAILTNTVLPNISSEFLTRMMEGKPIQRVHVKIDNGEFSYAFD, encoded by the coding sequence GTGTCCGACATCAGCCGAACTTCACTTTTCGGAAAGCTAAACAGCGTTGGCTACAAGTCCATCGAGAGTGCCACCGTGTTTTGCAAAATGCGTGGTAACCCGTACGTCGAATTGGTCCACTGGATCAACCAGATCTTGCAGCTAGAAAACTCTGACTTGCACTGCATTGTCAAACAGTTCAACATCAATCCTTCGCGTCTGGTAAAAGATCTGACAAACGCCTTGGAAAAGCTGCCTCGCGGTTCGACGTCGATTTCTGACCTCTCGTCACACATCGAAGAGTCTGTCGAACGCGGTTGGGTTTATGGCACGTTGATGTTCGGCGAATCGCAAGTCCGAACCGGGCATTTGATTGTCGGAATTCTGAAGACCCGATCGCTGAAGAACGCATTGGTCTCGATCTCCGAAGAGTTTGACAAGATCAAGCTGGATACTCTGACTGACCGATTCGACGAAGTGGTCAGCGGCTCACCGGAAGAAAATCTGGGAGCGACCGACGGTTTCCAAGTCGGCGGCGGAGCTGTTCCTGGTGAGGCCAGTGGGGCGATGCCACCAGCAGCCATGGGCAAGCAAGAAGCGCTCAAACGCTTTACCGTCGACCTCACCGAAAATGCCCGCCAAGGCAAGATCGACCCGATTGTTGGACGAGACGAAGAGATTCGTCAGATCATCGACATCCTGATGCGAAGGCGTCAAAACAATCCCATCCTGACCGGTGAAGCGGGCGTTGGTAAAACCGCAGTTGTCGAAGGCTTTGCATTGAAGATTGCCGCCGGTGATGTGCCGCCGCCGCTGCAAGATGTTTCACTGCGATCGCTTGATGTCGGTCTGCTGCAAGCTGGTGCAAGCATGAAAGGCGAGTTCGAAAATCGCCTCAAACAAGTTATCGAAGAAGTCCAAGCATCGGAAAAACCGATCATTCTTTTCATCGACGAAGCTCATACCTTGGTCGGTGCTGGTGGTGCCGAAGGTACCGGCGACGCGGCGAACCTACTGAAGCCGGCGCTTGCGCGTGGTACCCTGCGAACCGTCGCTGCAACGACGTGGGCCGAATACAAAAAGCACATCGAAAAAGACCCCGCACTAACGCGGCGGTTCCAAGTCGTCCAGGTCGAAGAGCCCAGCGAGGAGCGTGCAATCCTGATGATGCGTGGCATGGCATCGACTCTGGAGCAGCATCACAAAGTCAAGGTTCTTGACGAAGCACTCGAAGCGGCCGTTCGTCTTTCGCATCGATATATCCCCGCTCGGCAGCTGCCGGACAAATGCGTCAGCTTGCTCGATACCGCTGCCGCACGTGTCGCGATCAGCCAGCATGCCGTGCCCGCCGAAGTTGATGATTGCCGCAAGCGAATCGAAGCACTTAAGACTGTATTGGGCATCATCGCCGATGAAAATTTGGTTGGCGTTGATACCAGCGACCGTCAGGCAACGGCGGAGGCAGAACTGAAAGAAGAAGAAGCCCGTCTGGAAAAACTAGAGGCTCGTTGGAACGAAGAGAAAGACTTAGTCGAGCAAATTCTGGGCATTCGCGCGAAGCTTCGTGGCAACAGCGGAAAAGTTGAAGGCACGAACAGCCGTTTGGAAAAGGCTGCCGATGCGGAGGCCGAAAACGTCGCTTCGCAATCAGGTGATTCGGCTGGCGAATCGGCTGCCGAGCCCGCCAGTGAAGAAGATCGAAAAACATTGCTGCAAGAACTGAAGTCGTTGCAGACAAAGCTCCATGAACTGCAAGGCGAAACACCATTGATCTTGCCGACCGTTGACGAACAAGCTGTCGCATCGGTCGTTGGCGATTGGACCGGCATTCCTGTCGGCCGAATGGTGAAAGACGAAGTTGCCACGGTGTTGAATTTGGCAAACATTTTGAACGACCGCATTATCGGGCAACGCCACGCGTTGGAGATGATCGCACGTCGTATTCAAACGTCACGAGCAAGCTTGGATAATCCCAACAAGCCAATCGGTGTGTTCATGCTTGCCGGCCCATCCGGAGTCGGAAAGACAGAAACCGCGTTGGCGCTTGCCGAAGCACTTTATGGCGGCGAACAAAATGTGATCACGATCAACATGAGCGAATTTCAAGAAGCTCATACCGTCAGCACACTCAAAGGTGCCCCTCCCGGCTATGTCGGTTACGGCGAAGGCGGTGTGTTGACCGAAGCGGTCCGGCGCCGTCCCTATAGCGTCGTTTTGCTGGACGAAGTCGAAAAAGCTCACCATGACGTCCACGAAATTTTTTTCCAGGTCTTCGACAAGGGATGGATGGAAGATGGCGAAGGGCGTGTGATCGATTTCAAAAACACACTGATCCTGTTGACCACCAACGCTGGCACCGATCTAACGATGAATCTTTGCAAAGATCCTGAGCTGATGCCGGAAGCAGAAGGGTTGGCGAAAGCGTTGCGTCCAGAGTTGTTGAAAGTCTTCCCACCGGCATTGCTGGGCCGTATCGTAACGATTCCGTACTTCCCGCTGAACGATGAAATGATCAGCGCGATCACCAAGTTGCAACTCAGCCGCATCGAAAAACGGATCCAAAAGAATCACGATCTGCCATTCACTTACGATGACGATGTGATTGATTTGATCGCGAGTCGTTGCACCGAACTCGATAGCGGCGGTCGGATGATTGATGCGATTCTGACCAACACCGTTCTGCCAAACATCAGCAGCGAGTTCTTAACTCGAATGATGGAAGGCAAACCGATCCAACGCGTCCACGTCAAAATTGACAACGGCGAGTTCTCGTATGCTTTCGATTGA
- a CDS encoding PAAR domain-containing protein produces MGQPAARMGDMAKQDAPHCHAPIHPAAPVPTPVAHPAVPVTIIKGAPNVMIGGKPAARVTDTTTPCMLPSCVPGGPAMVAKGSASVLIGGMPAARSNDMTSHTSCVAPIPSPVGKILPPCEPTVLIGG; encoded by the coding sequence ATGGGACAACCCGCAGCTCGCATGGGCGATATGGCGAAACAAGACGCGCCACACTGCCACGCGCCCATCCACCCGGCCGCCCCCGTGCCGACTCCGGTTGCGCATCCGGCCGTTCCGGTGACCATCATCAAAGGGGCTCCGAACGTGATGATTGGTGGAAAGCCGGCGGCAAGGGTGACTGACACGACAACACCATGCATGCTGCCGAGTTGTGTGCCGGGCGGGCCGGCGATGGTCGCCAAAGGCTCCGCAAGTGTGTTAATCGGAGGCATGCCCGCCGCCCGTTCCAACGATATGACTTCACACACAAGCTGTGTTGCTCCGATCCCAAGTCCGGTTGGTAAGATTCTGCCGCCTTGTGAACCAACCGTTTTGATCGGTGGCTGA
- a CDS encoding type VI secretion system accessory protein TagJ: MLAEDLLREGKLDEAFAELKQRVQKDPSESKYRIFLFQMLAVLGKWESSLNQLEVCGQLEASNLAMVQAYREAIRCEVFRHRVFAGETSPLILGEPDRWLALLIEALKHSAKGQHQQAQQLRAEAFELAPTTSGNIVLSNEESQPFEWIADADPRLGPVLEVLMNGQYYWVPFNRIAQIDLETPSDLRDFVWLPAHFVLAGGGEAFGMIPTRYPGSHLDQDPSIRLARQTQWEQADASIEDFYVGKGQRMLVTDSSELALMEIRKISVNEVPEHPSAEAEPTEAVSSDSVAD, translated from the coding sequence ATGCTGGCTGAAGATCTTTTGCGCGAAGGTAAGTTGGACGAAGCCTTCGCCGAGTTGAAACAACGGGTTCAGAAAGATCCGTCGGAAAGCAAGTATCGGATTTTCCTGTTTCAGATGCTGGCGGTTCTGGGGAAGTGGGAAAGCTCGCTGAACCAATTGGAAGTCTGCGGCCAGTTGGAAGCCAGCAATCTTGCCATGGTTCAGGCCTATCGTGAAGCGATCCGCTGCGAGGTCTTTCGCCATCGTGTCTTCGCCGGTGAGACTTCGCCATTGATTCTGGGTGAACCAGATCGTTGGCTTGCGCTTTTGATCGAAGCGTTGAAACATTCCGCGAAGGGTCAACATCAGCAAGCACAACAATTGCGCGCTGAAGCGTTCGAGTTGGCTCCGACAACCTCCGGGAATATTGTCTTGTCGAACGAAGAGAGCCAGCCGTTTGAGTGGATCGCTGATGCTGACCCACGGCTCGGTCCGGTGTTAGAAGTTCTGATGAATGGACAGTACTACTGGGTGCCATTCAACCGTATCGCACAGATCGATCTCGAAACGCCCTCGGATCTGCGAGACTTTGTTTGGTTGCCAGCTCATTTCGTTTTGGCTGGTGGTGGCGAGGCGTTCGGGATGATCCCGACGCGATATCCTGGTTCACACCTTGATCAAGATCCGTCGATCCGTTTGGCCCGACAAACACAGTGGGAACAAGCGGACGCGTCCATCGAAGATTTTTACGTTGGTAAAGGTCAGCGAATGTTGGTCACCGATTCAAGTGAACTGGCGTTGATGGAGATTCGGAAAATCAGTGTGAACGAAGTTCCGGAGCATCCTTCAGCAGAAGCTGAGCCGACCGAAGCGGTCTCTTCTGATTCGGTGGCCGACTGA
- a CDS encoding methyltransferase domain-containing protein, with the protein MRLELFEALQPVCPVCRTEDSAAALKIVSIDRQEGNHVTEGRLECSNASCRHEYPIIDAIPVILQDLRTYLANNLNNICLREDLGADVESILGDCAGPSSAFNSNRQQLSSYLWDHYSEFDPVEDRSDLSSGSMIQVMTSAIDLADFQLTGSGPILDLGCGAGRSSFELAKRFNRPVLGIDLHFPMLKIASQLTRSNVLNYSRRRVGMVYDRRSFEVQLGNTEHVDFWACDATALPFNPASFSAAVSMNLLDCVHSPMQLLLAIDQSIKAGASAVVACPYDWSESATGVESWIGGHSQRGDFRGASDAILRQLLDQSSPNALGRLQLIAEGDFPWHVRLHERCTLTYTTHAVSLRKLA; encoded by the coding sequence ATGAGGTTGGAGCTATTTGAGGCATTGCAGCCGGTTTGTCCGGTTTGTCGTACCGAAGATTCTGCGGCTGCATTGAAAATCGTCAGCATCGATAGACAAGAAGGAAATCATGTCACCGAGGGGCGTCTCGAATGTAGCAACGCGTCTTGTCGGCATGAGTATCCGATCATCGATGCAATTCCTGTCATCCTACAAGACTTGCGAACGTATCTCGCAAACAACTTGAACAACATCTGCTTGCGCGAGGACTTGGGGGCGGATGTCGAAAGTATCCTGGGTGATTGTGCAGGACCTTCATCAGCATTCAATTCTAACCGACAGCAACTCAGTAGCTATCTCTGGGATCACTACTCAGAATTTGATCCAGTGGAAGATCGTTCTGACCTGTCTTCAGGTTCAATGATTCAGGTGATGACGTCTGCCATTGACCTTGCCGATTTTCAACTGACCGGCAGCGGTCCGATACTGGATCTTGGGTGTGGCGCAGGTCGTAGCAGTTTCGAACTGGCGAAGCGATTTAATCGACCGGTCCTCGGAATCGACCTGCATTTTCCGATGCTGAAGATCGCTTCACAACTGACCAGATCAAATGTCCTGAACTATTCGCGTCGGCGAGTTGGCATGGTCTATGATCGGCGGTCATTTGAGGTCCAGCTTGGGAATACCGAGCATGTCGACTTTTGGGCGTGCGATGCCACCGCTTTGCCGTTTAACCCTGCATCGTTCTCAGCCGCCGTTTCGATGAACTTGCTCGACTGTGTGCACTCGCCAATGCAGTTGCTATTGGCAATCGATCAATCAATCAAAGCCGGGGCTTCCGCAGTCGTCGCCTGCCCCTACGATTGGAGCGAGTCGGCGACAGGAGTCGAGTCTTGGATTGGGGGCCATTCCCAACGCGGCGATTTTAGAGGGGCCAGCGACGCGATTTTGCGTCAGTTGCTTGACCAGAGTTCGCCAAACGCGCTTGGCAGACTGCAGCTAATTGCCGAAGGAGACTTTCCTTGGCATGTGCGTCTGCATGAGAGGTGCACGCTCACGTATACGACACACGCGGTGTCGCTTCGTAAGCTGGCTTAG
- a CDS encoding Hcp family type VI secretion system effector, which translates to MAVDMFLDIKGEIQGESQDSVHTNEIDVLAWSWGMSQSGSFHTGSGGGAGKASFQDISLTKWIDTASPILMIYCANGDHFPSAKLTVRKAGKNPLEYLIIDMKDVLVTSLSTGGSGGEDRLTENVTLNFRQVKVSYKAQKKDGSGGPEKEFTWDIAANKQL; encoded by the coding sequence ATGGCTGTTGATATGTTTCTGGATATCAAAGGCGAAATCCAGGGTGAATCGCAAGACAGCGTGCACACAAACGAAATTGACGTGCTCGCGTGGAGCTGGGGAATGTCCCAAAGCGGTTCGTTCCACACCGGTTCTGGTGGCGGTGCCGGCAAAGCGAGCTTCCAAGATATCTCGCTGACGAAGTGGATCGATACTGCATCTCCGATCTTGATGATTTATTGCGCCAATGGCGACCACTTCCCATCGGCAAAATTGACCGTGCGTAAAGCCGGCAAGAATCCGTTGGAATATTTGATCATCGATATGAAAGATGTCTTGGTCACCAGCCTTTCGACCGGCGGCTCGGGTGGCGAAGATCGCCTGACAGAAAACGTCACGCTTAACTTCCGCCAAGTCAAAGTTAGCTACAAGGCACAGAAGAAAGATGGCTCGGGTGGACCTGAAAAGGAATTCACTTGGGACATCGCAGCGAACAAGCAACTGTAA
- the tssF gene encoding type VI secretion system baseplate subunit TssF, with product MDPRLLTYYNQELQFVRESGAEFAAEYPKIASRLGIDDFECADPYVERLFEGFALLAARIQLKLDAEFPRFTQHLLEMVCPHYLAPQPSMTVVNFQPDLTEGALVDGFEIARGTTLQSLLGKGEQTRCTFRTAHSVKLWPLKFSKADYFSRDNATLGLPDDPSVKAALVFRFDATAGLNINQLSIESLPLFIRGSSDVPMRLYEQLMSNVVGIAFRPAGSKSPWTVRHGKSNVQPLGFEDENALIPSGPRSFSGYRLLQEYFAFPQRFMFANLCHLKESFGKCDDQAIEIAILLNRRDPRLTNRVDESHFALHCSPAINLFEKRADRIHLSERFSQYQVLPDRTRPIDFEVYSVKDVRGYGNNNDREQEFKPFYQLNDVAADQQKRAFYSVIRRPRVLSAKHRQYGPRSSYVGSETFISLVDANEAPYSHQLRQLGIDTICTNRDLPLQMPVGVGETDFTLEISAPVKAVRCLAGPTKPEPSRSYENGQTTWRLISHLSLNYLSLTNTDGSASALRELLSLYSDVNNVLVNKQVDAVRSVESKPVTRPISTDGPLSFARGTEITLNIDESGFEGTGAFLMASVLNQFFAKYVSINSFTETVFRTTERGEVMRWPARMGRRHTL from the coding sequence ATGGATCCACGCCTACTGACGTACTACAACCAAGAATTGCAATTTGTCCGCGAATCGGGGGCCGAATTCGCTGCGGAATATCCCAAGATCGCCAGTCGACTTGGGATCGATGACTTTGAGTGCGCTGACCCCTACGTCGAACGATTGTTCGAAGGATTCGCGCTATTGGCGGCGCGTATTCAGCTAAAGCTTGACGCCGAATTTCCGCGGTTTACTCAGCACCTGCTGGAAATGGTTTGCCCGCACTACTTGGCACCTCAGCCGTCGATGACGGTCGTTAACTTTCAACCTGACTTGACCGAAGGTGCGTTGGTCGATGGCTTCGAAATCGCTCGCGGCACAACATTACAAAGTCTGCTGGGCAAAGGCGAACAGACTCGCTGCACCTTTCGAACGGCGCACTCGGTGAAGCTGTGGCCGTTGAAGTTCTCAAAGGCAGATTATTTTTCACGCGACAACGCAACGCTCGGTTTACCGGACGATCCGTCTGTAAAAGCCGCTTTGGTATTCCGCTTCGACGCGACTGCGGGCTTGAACATCAATCAGTTGTCAATCGAATCTCTGCCACTGTTTATTCGCGGAAGCTCTGACGTTCCGATGCGTTTGTACGAACAGCTGATGTCGAACGTCGTTGGCATCGCTTTTCGTCCGGCCGGTTCAAAATCACCTTGGACTGTTAGACATGGCAAAAGCAATGTGCAACCGCTCGGGTTTGAAGACGAAAACGCTTTGATACCCAGCGGGCCGCGATCGTTTAGCGGTTACCGGCTACTGCAAGAATACTTTGCGTTCCCGCAAAGGTTCATGTTTGCGAACCTTTGTCACCTGAAGGAAAGCTTTGGAAAGTGCGATGATCAAGCGATTGAAATCGCGATCTTACTGAATCGTCGCGATCCACGGCTTACCAATCGCGTCGACGAGTCACACTTTGCACTACACTGCTCGCCGGCAATCAATCTGTTTGAAAAACGAGCTGATAGGATTCATCTAAGCGAACGGTTTTCGCAATACCAAGTCCTTCCTGATCGAACCCGTCCGATTGACTTCGAAGTCTACTCGGTCAAAGACGTCCGTGGTTACGGCAACAACAATGATCGGGAACAGGAGTTCAAACCGTTTTATCAGTTGAACGATGTTGCTGCGGATCAACAGAAACGGGCGTTCTATTCTGTGATTCGCCGCCCTCGAGTGCTTTCGGCAAAACACCGGCAGTATGGGCCTCGGTCCAGCTATGTCGGCAGCGAAACGTTTATCTCGCTGGTCGACGCCAATGAAGCTCCGTATTCACATCAGCTCAGGCAACTGGGGATTGATACGATCTGTACCAACCGCGATTTGCCGTTGCAGATGCCGGTTGGGGTGGGCGAGACAGACTTTACACTGGAAATCAGCGCACCGGTAAAGGCGGTACGTTGCCTCGCCGGTCCGACGAAGCCTGAGCCTTCGCGAAGCTATGAGAACGGTCAGACCACGTGGCGTTTGATCAGCCATTTGTCGCTGAACTATCTCTCGTTGACCAACACTGACGGCAGTGCCAGCGCACTGCGTGAACTGCTTTCGTTGTACTCCGATGTCAACAACGTTCTTGTCAACAAACAGGTCGATGCGGTTCGATCTGTCGAATCAAAGCCGGTCACTCGTCCCATTTCGACCGATGGTCCACTTAGTTTTGCACGCGGAACCGAGATCACGCTGAACATTGACGAGTCTGGATTCGAAGGCACCGGCGCGTTTTTGATGGCTTCGGTGTTGAATCAGTTTTTTGCGAAGTACGTATCGATCAACTCATTTACCGAGACGGTTTTTAGAACAACCGAGCGCGGTGAGGTAATGCGATGGCCCGCGAGGATGGGACGGCGTCACACGCTTTAG
- the tssE gene encoding type VI secretion system baseplate subunit TssE: protein MADLSSQEQLFPSLLDRLTDEQPNQNQEARDKRVFSIHRLRAAVLRDLAWLLNTCHLAAAEDLSEYKEVRRSVINYGIPDLTGKTVSGLHVEDVQQALRQAILDFEPRILAETLEVRGKKDPENPLTSSLTFEIEGELWARPYPERLYLRSELDLETGDVNIHEV, encoded by the coding sequence ATGGCTGACCTAAGTTCCCAAGAACAGTTGTTTCCGTCGCTGCTGGATCGGCTAACAGACGAGCAACCGAATCAGAATCAAGAAGCGCGTGACAAGCGTGTTTTCTCGATTCATCGTTTGCGTGCAGCTGTTCTGCGCGATCTCGCGTGGCTTTTAAACACCTGCCATCTGGCTGCCGCAGAAGACTTGTCTGAATATAAGGAAGTCCGTCGTTCCGTGATCAACTACGGGATTCCTGACTTGACCGGAAAAACGGTGTCGGGCTTGCACGTTGAAGACGTCCAGCAAGCACTTCGCCAAGCAATTCTAGATTTCGAGCCTCGGATTCTTGCCGAAACCCTGGAAGTCCGCGGCAAGAAGGATCCGGAAAATCCGCTTACGAGTTCGCTGACCTTTGAAATCGAAGGCGAGCTCTGGGCGCGTCCTTATCCCGAACGATTGTATTTGCGATCGGAGCTGGATTTGGAAACCGGCGACGTCAACATTCACGAGGTGTAA
- a CDS encoding peptidylprolyl isomerase — MRYDAKHIQVASEQQAREIMQLWQDGADFGQLAQMYSTCPTACQGGELKGIGAGHLPPEIDAVIVQAEPGGIYGPIQTQHGFHLVELIGRTG; from the coding sequence ATGCGATACGACGCCAAGCATATCCAGGTCGCTTCCGAGCAGCAGGCTCGGGAGATCATGCAGCTTTGGCAAGACGGAGCCGACTTTGGACAATTAGCCCAAATGTACTCGACATGTCCGACTGCTTGTCAGGGAGGCGAATTGAAGGGAATTGGTGCCGGACATCTGCCTCCTGAAATTGACGCCGTCATCGTGCAAGCGGAACCGGGTGGGATCTATGGGCCCATTCAAACCCAACATGGGTTTCATCTTGTCGAACTGATCGGTCGAACGGGCTAG